The genomic DNA GCGTTAGTGCGTTAGTGCGTTAGTGCGTTAGTGCGTTAGTGCGTTAGTGCGTTAGTGCGTTAGTGCGTTAGTGCGTTGGTGCGTTGGTGCGCCGGCTCGACACCGGCGGTTGAAACCGCTGCAACAACGGCGGGAAGCCTGCCTTCGCAGGCTCCGCGGGGGCGGGACCGGTGCGGAGGCGGGCACGGGGTCGGCGGCGCGGTCGCCGGGGGCTAAAGCCCCCGGCTGGAACCACGCGAAGACGGCTGAAGCCAGCTCGAGAAACGCTGGTTCCGCGTAACGACGTACATCGGGCCCCGGCGCGCGTAAAGCGTGTGCCGGGGCTCGTTTCGTTGGCGCGGCGAATCCCTCCACGCTCCCCCGCCGTACCCCATGAAGAGCCCGGGCGCGCATCCGGGTCCGTTGCGTGCACAGAGGCAGTGAACGCACTCACGCACTTACGCACTCACGCACTTACATCCATGGCCAACCCCTTCCGCGATCTCTTCTTCCCCGGCGGCCGTCCCGACGAGCTGGTGGAAGCGCTCGTCCCGCGGCGCACGTTCGCGGACGTGGTGCTGCCGCCGGCTACCCGGCGCGCGCTGGACAACGCGCTCGTGCAGATCCAGAAGCACGACGTGATCTTTGGCGAATGGGGGCTGGGAGAGCGGCACGCTACGGGGCTGGCGCTGGCCTTCAACTTCGCCGGGCCGCCGGGGACGGGAAAGACGATATGCGCGGAGGCGGTGGCGCACGCGCTCGGGAAGCGCCTCCTCGTGGTGCGCCACGCCGAGCTGGAGAGCCAGTGGGCCGGCGCCACGGCCAAGAACGTCGCCGCGGTGTTCCTTTCCGCGCGCGAGCAGGACGCGGTGCTCTTCTTCGACGAGGCGGATGCCATCGCGGGACGCCGCTTCACCTCGGTGGACCAGGGCTACCAGCGCGAGGCCAACGCTGTCGTCAACGTCCTGCTGCGCGAGCTGGAGGAGTTTCCCGGCGTGGTGATCTTTGCCACCAACCTCGCGGCCAACTTCGATCCCGCGTTCGAGCGGCGCATCCGCACGCACATCCTCTTCGAGATGCCAGGGGCGGAGGAGCGCGAGCGGATCTGGCGCGCGCAGATCCACGCCCGCAAGACGCCGCTGGCAGACGACGTGGACTTCCAGGCGCTCGCCAACCTGTACCCCGCCAGCGGCGGCGACATCAAGAACGCCGTCCTCAAGGGCGCGCAGATGGCCATTGGCGAGCCGGGCCCCGACACGGAGAAGAAGATCGCCCAGCGCCACTTCGCGGAGGCGATGCAGGAGGTGGTCGCGGCCAAGCGCGTCATGGAGCAGTCGCTCTTCTCCGACCCCGCCATGGCCGCGATGGCCGGCAGCGCCCTCACCGCATCGGACGGCGTGCGCGACGAGGTAGACGCGCTGGCGGTGCGCCTGGTGGAGGTGGAGGACGCCGTCGTCCCGGTGAGCGAGTCGCTGCGCCGCGTGGAGGCGTCGCAGGCCGAAACGCGCCGCCGCCTGGACGAGGTGCACGCCGCCCTGGCCGCCCAGCGCGAGTCCACCGAGGAGTCACTCCGGCAGACGGGAGTCGTCCTCGGCGGGCGGCTGCGCACCCTCTTCTGGGTCTCCGGCAGCGCCCTCGCCGCCGCCGTCGCCGCGCTTGCGGCCGCGCTCTGGTAGGCGCGGTTCAGGTCGCGTCCATCGACGGGAGATCGCCGGGGCGCGCCAGGTAGCGTCCGTGCACCCAGCCGCGCAGCCCGTCGCGGCCCCCGATGCTGTCCAGCACGTCCACCCGGCGCCAGGCGTCGCTTTCCTCCCGCACCTCCAGGCGCGTCCCGGCCGGCAGCGTGGCGACGAGCGGCTGCTGTGCGCCGGGGCCCTCGCGCAGGTTCAGCTCTTCGCGGTTGATCAAAACGTCCCGCTGCTCTTCGGACGGCGCCAGGTAGCGGCCGTGCACCCAGCCGCGCAGCTCGTTTCGCCCGTGGACGCTGTCCTGCACGACGACGCGGCGCCAGCTCCCGTTTTCCTCGACGACTTCCACGCGCGTCCCCATCGGGAGCGCCTCGACGAGCGGATGCTGCGCGCCGGGGCCGCCGCGGAGGTTGAGCTCCTCGGTGGTGGTGAAGGTGGCGGGCTCTTCATCGCCCCCGCCCATCACCTTCTTGCGAAAGGATGCCATCGGGAAGCACGGCCCCGGGTCCTGCTTGCGGCCGGGGGAGATGTCTTCGTGGCCGACCACGTCCTTGATGCCGTAGGTGCGCACGAGGAGCCTGGACAGCTCCAGCGCGGCGTCGAGCTGCTTCGGCGCGTACTCGTGCCAGCCGCGCGGCGTCTCCTCGTTCTTGTGCTGCGCCTCGCGCACTTCCGCATCCGGGTACGCGCCGCCGAAGCAGGAGATCCACTTTCCGTTGGCCCCGCGCTTCATCCACCCGGCGTTGTCCAGCTCGATCCCCAGCGAGTAGGCGTTCAGCCCCACGAGCCCCTGCCACTTGCTCTTCCCCGCATGCCAGGCCGCGCGATCGAACGGCACCATCTGCGTGATCGCCCCATCCCGCCCGATCACGATGTGCGCCGACGCCTTCGCCTTCAGCGTCGCCAGGAAACTGATCGACTCGCGCGCGTTGCGCCCCGCCGTGTAGTGGATCACCAGATACCGCGGGTCCACCTTCTTGCCCACGTTCGGCGAGCTGACGAACGGGTAAGGTGTGCCGTCGTCTTTGACCAGACGGTGGTTGACGATCTTCATGGGTGGGCCGGTGTGCGGGGAGGTGCGGGGCTCGGAGGGATGCAGATAGATGCCTCACCAGCATCCGAAACGCAACGTGCGCGAAACGGCTCAACCGCGAAGGAGGCGATCCGGGGTATCTCGTTAGGTACGCACGCTCCTAACGGCCCTCACGATCTCCCCTCATGCCCTACTACCCCGACCAGCACCACCGCCGCTCCATACGCCTGCGCGACTATGACTACAGCATGCCCGGCGCCTACTTCGTCACCATCTGCGTCGAAGGGCGGCGGTGTCTCTTCGGCCAGATCCACGACGCCACGCTGATCCCGAATGACGCGGGGCACATGGTTCATTACTGGTGCGACGAGGTGGCGAACCGCTTCAACGGCGTACGCGTGGGAGAACGCGTGATCATGCCGAATCACCTCCACGCGATTCTGTATCTCGGCACCGATGCGGTGGATTGCGTAGGGGCAGACCTGCGTGTCTGCCCACCCTCTCCCCCGCCCCGATGTCCGCCTGACGCACGACAAAATCCGTTGCCACACCCAGGCACCTGTGCGGACGCGGCGGAGGGCGCACACGCAGGTGCGCCCCTACCAAGGGTCGTGCAATGGTTCAAGACGATGACGACGAACGCGTACATACGCGGGGCGCGGGACCACGGGTGGGCGCGGTTCGATGGGCGGCTGTGGCAGCGCAACTACTACGAACGGGTGCTGCGGGACGACGATCGGCTGGCGCGGGCGAGGAGGTATGTGGCGGAGAACCCGGTGCGGTGGAGGGATGACCCGGAGCGGTGATGGGCCGCGCGTGTTCCGCCCCTGGCATCCTTTCTGCGCCCCGTGCCATGTCCCGCGGGGGCTGTGCGTGCCCGGCGGGGAACAAGATGGGACCCCCACGATGGTGGCGAACATGTACACGTCACGAGACGAAAACGACCGGCGCGACGCCCCGCGCGGCGACCGCCCCTACGGTCGGCGGATCGACTGCGCGGAAGACGGCACGCGCGCCGTCGCCGCCACACCCGCGCGTGGCGGCGGCCGACCCGCGCCCGAAGCATGGGCCGCCCACGACTCGCGTAGCTGAGCCCACACACCCCGCCCTGACCGTACAAGCTTAATGGCTGAAGCCCAACTCCAGGCCGCGGCCGTGGACCCGGACCAGCTCCGCGTCTCGCGGCTGCGCGCCGTTCGCGGCCCCAACTTCTGGCGCCTCGCCCCCGTCATCGCGTGCGACGTGCGGCTGGGGACGCTGGAAGACGTACCCTCCAGCCAGTTCCCCGGCTTCGCCGAGCGGCTGGTGGCGGCCCTCCCCACGCTGCGCGAGCACCCGTGCTCCCGCGGCACCGAGGGCGGCTTCGTGGCGCGCCTGGAAGAGGGGACCCACCTCCCCCACATCCTGGAGCACGTGTCGCTCGAGCTGCAGACGCTCGCCGGCTCCGACGTGTCGTTCGGGCGCGTGGTGGCGTCGGGCGACGAGGGGGTGTGGTGGCTGATCGTGGAGTACGAGGAGGAGGACGTGGGGCTGCAGTCCGTGCGCGAGGCCGTGCGGCTGGTGAAGGCGTGCATGACCGGCGAGGAGATCGACGTCGAGGAGATGATCGAGGACCTCCACGACCTGCTGGAGAGCGTCCGCCTGGGGCCCTCCACGGCGGCAATCGTGGAGGAGGCGCGCCGGCGCGGCATCCCCGTGCGGCGCCTCAACTCGTACTCGCTGGTGCAGCTGGGGCTGGGGAAGAACCTGCGCCGCGTGCAGGCCGCCATGTCGGACTACACCAGCGCCATCGCGGTTGAGATCGCGCAGGACAAGGACGACACGCGGCGCGTGCTGGGCAACATCGGCCTTCCCGTGCCGCAGGGCGGGATCGCGAGTAGCGTGGAGCGCGCCATCGAGCTTGCGGAGGAGATCGGCTATCCGCTCATCCTCAAGCCGCTTGACGCGTCGCACGGCCGCGGCATCAGCGGGCGGCTGGACGACCACGATGGGCTGCGCCGCGCCTGGGAGGCCAACAAGGACATGGGGCGCAGGATGGTGATCGAGCGCTTCGTGACCGGCCGCGACCACCGCGTGCTGGTGGTGGACGGCAGGGTGGCGGCGGTGGCCGAGCGCGTCCCCGCCCACGTGATCGGCGACGGCGCCAGCACGGTGCGCGAGCTGATCCGCAAGGCCAACGAGGACCCGCGCCGCGGCCGCGGGCACACCAAGGTCCTCACCCACCTGCCGGACGACCGGCAGACGGACGCCTTCCTGGAGAAGAGCGGGCTGAGCGTGGAGCACGTGCCGGCCGAGGGAGAGCAGGTGCTGCTGCGCGCCACGGCCAACCTCTCCACCGGCGGCACCTCGGTGGACCGGACGGACGAGATGCACCCCGACAACGTGACGGCGTGCGAGATGGCCGCGGGGATCGTCGGGCTGGACATCGCGGGGATCGACGTGCTCTCGCCGGACATCTCGGTGCCGTTCCGCGAGAACGGGGCGGTGATCATCGAGGTCAACGCCGCGCCGGGGCTGCGCATGCACTCGCACCCCAGCGAGGGAACGCCGCGCAACGTGGGCGCGCCCATCATCGACATGCTGTACCCGCCGGGCACGCCGTTCACCATCCCCGTGATCGCCATCACCGGCACGAACGGAAAGACGACGACCACGCGCCTCACCGCGCACCTCTTCCGCCAGACGGGGAAGACGGTCGGCTTCACGACGACGGACGGTGTCTACCTGCAGAACCGGCAGGTGATGGAGGGGGACATGACGGGCCCCTTCTCGGCCAACATCATCCTCAGCAACCCCACCGTGGAGGTGGCGGTGCTGGAGACGGCGCGCGGCGGGCTGCTGCGCGCGGGGCTGGGCTTCGACGAGGCGGACGTGGGCGTGGTCCTCAACGTCTCGGCCGACCACCTGGGGCTGCGCGGCATCCACACCGTGGAGCAGCTCGCCGAGGTGAAGGCGGTGATCGCGGCGGTGGTGAAGCGCGAGGGACACGCCGTGCTCAACGCGGACGAGCCGCTCGTCTACGCCATGCGCGACAAGACGGGGGCGGACATCGTCCTCTTCTCCACGCAGCAGCCGGGGGAGAACCGGCAGTTCGAGGACCACATCACGCGCGGCGGGATCGGGGTGCGGATCGAGGACAGCGAGTTCGTGATCCGGCGCGGGCGGCTGCGCATCCCCATCGCGCGCATCACCGAGGTTCCGCTGATGGTGGGCGGGGCCGCGCGCTTCCAGCAGGGCAACATCCTGGCGGCCATCGCCACGGCGTACGTGCAGGGGGTGCGGTACGACACGATCCGCGCGGGGCTGCTGTCGTTCTTCCCATCGCCGTCCATGACGCCGGGCCGGCTCAACATCATCCGCGTGGGCGAGGCGCGCGTGCTGGTGGACTACGCGCACAACGCCGCGGCGCTCGAAGGGCTGATGGAGATGGTGGCCAACATCCCGGCCCGCCGCCGCATCGGCCTGATCACCGCCCCCGGCGACCGCCGCGACGAGGACATCCGCGCCGTGGGCCGCATCTGCGCCGGCCTGGACCTGGCGGTGGTCAAGGAAGACGAGAATCCGCGCGGCCGCGGCAACCTGGAGATCACCGGCCTCATCGTCGACGGCCTGCGCGAGGGCGGCATGACCCCCGACCGCATCGAGCAGATCGTGGACGAGATGGAGGCCCTGGAGCACGGCCTGGAGATGCTGGAGAAAGACGACCTGATGGTGGTTCTGGCCGACGACGTGCCGGGCGTGCTGGCGGCGGTGCAGGCCCGGGTCGGCGAGCCGGCGGCGGCGTGATGCTGGGTTCGGAGCGCGGGCTGGCGGCGGTGGGTGGGGGAATGGGGACTGGGGAATGGGGAATGGGTGAACTGCCCGCGGTGCCGGGCTTCGCGGCGGAAGGCACGCCCCGGAGCCGCGCGCGCGCGTGCCTGGCCTCCGCCCACGGACCCGGGCCTCTGTCCGCTTCCGTGCGATTCCCCATTCCCCATTCCCCATTCCCCGGCTTCCCGCGGTTCCCCAGTCCCCATTCCTCATTCCCCGCTTTCCCGCGGTTCCCCATTCCCCATTCCCCATTCCCGGCAGTCCCGTGACTCGCCCGGACCCCTATGCCGAGATCCGCCTGGTCTCGCTGCGGTCGCTGCGCGGCGCCAACTTCTGGTCCACGCGCCCGATCACGCGGCTGGACGTGGCGGTGGGCGAGTACGATGAGATCTCCTCCGCCGAAGTCCCCGGCTTCACCGACGCGCTGGTGAAGGCGCTCCCCGGCCTGCGCGAGCACCGCTGCAGCATCGGCGAGCGCGGCGGCTTCATCACGCGCCTGCGCCGGGGTACGTACGCGCCGCACATCGCCGAGCACGTGGGGCTGGAGCTGCAGACGATGGTTGGGCACGACGTCGGCTTCGGCCGCGCCCGCGGCGGCGACCGCGAGGGGGAGTACACCGTCGTCTTCGAGCACCTCCACGCCGAGGTCGGCACGCGCTCCGCCGCCCTCGCGCTGGAGGTGGTGCAGCGCGCCTTCGCCGGCGAGCTGGAGACGGTGGACTACGCCATCGCCGAGCTGGAGTCGCTCACCACGACGCCGGACATCCCCGCGCTCCACCAGTCGGTGCTCTGCGGCATCACCGGCGGCGACGGCCGCGCCGAGGTGCGCGACGAGATGGCCCGCCGCGGCATCGGCGGCGACGAGCTGGTGGTGGACGTGGCCCCCGCCTACATCCTCAACGCCGGCCTCCCGTACGACCGCTCCGAGCTGGCCATCGTGCTCGACTCGGACCCCGTGGACGTCCCCGAGCGCTACCGCGAAAAGGATCGCGCGCGGCAGCTCGTCTCCGTGCTGGCGGACGGGGTGCGGCGCGGCGGCGTGGTGGTGTGCCCCGCGCGCGAGTGGGAGGTGCAGGACCGCGCCCGTGACGCCGGGTGCCTCGTGGCCGTCTTCGCCACCGACGACCGGGTGCGCCCGCGCGACACCCGCGTGGCCCACTCCGTCGCCCTCGTGCGCGACGGCCACATCCTGGTGGACATGGGCGGCGAGACGATGGATGACGGCGAGCTCCTCCCCGACGTGCCCGTCGCGGCGCAGGTGGCGGCGGCGCTGGCCGTGCGCTCGCTGCGGCAGCTCAAAGGGGAAAGCTGATGTCGGTTGAAGTTTCGGAAGACAACGAGAGCTCGCAGCCGGAGATCCCCACCCGCCGGCGCACGGACCGCCACACGGGCGTCCTGGTGCTCATCGGCGGCGCGTGCGATCCCGAGGGAGCGGCGTTCAAGTCGTTCATCGACCTGTGCCGCTCGCGTCCGGGTGGCGGAAGCAAGATCGTCGGCCTCACCACCGCCTCGCACGAGCCGGTGGAGTCTGCCAACGACTGGATACAGGCCTTCGCCACCGCCGGCGTGCGGGACGTGGCCATCCCCATCGTCGACTCCCGCGACCGCGCGCAGGACCGCACCGTCGCGCGCATGATCTCCGAGGCCGACGGCGTCTTCCTGGGCGGCGGCGACCAGGTGCACCTGGTGACGACGCTGGCCGGCTCGCGCGTGGGCCACGCCATCAACGACCTGTACGGGTGCGGCGGCGTCATCTGCGGCACCAGCGCCGGCGCCGCCGCCCTCACCGAGACCATCCTCGCCGGCGGCGAGCCGGACGAGTACGGCCAGATGCAGCAGCTTCACCTGGGCCCCGGCTTCGGGCTGCTGGGCTTCCGCGCCGTCATCGACACGCACTTCACGCAGCGCCGACGCCTGCAGCGCCTCTTCATGGTCATCGCCCGCAACGCCGAGCTCATGGGCCTGGGCATCGACGAGGACACCGGCATCATCATCCGCGGCCACCTGGGCGAAGTCGTCGGCCGCGGCTCCGTGACCTTCGTCGACGGCCGCGGCGTCCGCTTCGACAACGCCGACCAGTGCATGGAGGGCGTCCCCCTCACCCTCAGCTACCTGCGCGTTGGCATCGTCGGCGCCGGCTACACCTTCAACCTCCGCGAGCGCGAGCTGGAAACCCTCCTCGAGGCCCGCACCGCCAACACCGCCACCGAGGTGCTGCGGGGGGACGGGGCGGCGGGGTAGCGGCACAAGAGCGTACAGCGGGGAGAGGACCGCTCGACGGGCCCTTGCCCTGCGGGGCTCGCGCACTTTGAACCATTCGCGTACACCGCGTTTGGCGGGGGATGTCGGTCAGCGCCCATGTTCTCAAGCTTCGTCGCTCGGCGGCGTCCCGGTGGGAAGAAGACGCTGGTGGAGATAGCGCGCACTCGGGGAAAAGAAACCCGGGAGCGCGCAGATGCCGCTGAGGCACTTGCCAAGGGACTCAGAGGCTGGCAGTTGTCTGCCGCCGGTGCAGCGGCTGACAATCGGCTGCACGGGATACGCGCCCATCCGTGCATTCGCCGGACGAGCGACTGCCGTGGCACCGCACTCCTAACCCTTGCTCGGTTAAGCCGTTGTGCGCAGGTATCGCGTTGCCTACTTCTCTCCACGCAAGTACTGCGTAGCGAAGATCTCAGACGCTGCGATTGAATAAAGAAACGGCCGTTGCCGAGTTCCGAGTCCTGCGAGACAAATATGCGAGGCGACTAAAGTTGTTGGTTGCTCAAATAGTGAGCTTGCAATCTGGACGGACCCGTGCGAGATAATCGCGAATATGCCCAATTAGCAGTTTCAGATCTGTGCAGTATACGGACGGTTGGGCAAAGCCCAAGCTAGAACTATACCTATTGATAGGGCTTCCACCCCCACAGACTGGAAAGTATTCGCAGCGGATACATTCTTCACACGCCCCGCTGCCTTTATCGCGGAACGATCTTGCTAATGGAAGTTGTTCAACGCTGCGCACTGGGGAATCGAAGACGCTCATCCCGGTCCTGCTGGCGCCCTCGAAAGTAGTCTTCAGCGCGTCAGCAATGTGGTAAGAGCCGTCCGTTTCAATCGCGAGTGCACCCACGGTGTGGGCGCCAAATTGATCTGTACCCCGCTGCCCCCCAAGAAGGAGGTCGATTAGCAGTAAAAACGTTCTAATGTATATTGAGCCTTCACGCTCGCTCCACGCATTAAACAGTTTAATTAACCACGTTCCTGTCTCGCCAGCTTGAATACCAGAATTGCCCATCGTGTCATGGTTTAGTTCGGGAAGCAAGAAGTCGCCCCGTTCGACGCCGAGTGATTCAATCGCGTCCAGTATCTCGGTGGGGTTAGTTCGGGGATTAATTACAGACAGAATGCTTCCAACCAACTCCGGCGCGCTGTTCCGCATAAGATTCAGCCCCTGAA from Longimicrobium sp. includes the following:
- a CDS encoding N-acetylmuramoyl-L-alanine amidase, which translates into the protein MKIVNHRLVKDDGTPYPFVSSPNVGKKVDPRYLVIHYTAGRNARESISFLATLKAKASAHIVIGRDGAITQMVPFDRAAWHAGKSKWQGLVGLNAYSLGIELDNAGWMKRGANGKWISCFGGAYPDAEVREAQHKNEETPRGWHEYAPKQLDAALELSRLLVRTYGIKDVVGHEDISPGRKQDPGPCFPMASFRKKVMGGGDEEPATFTTTEELNLRGGPGAQHPLVEALPMGTRVEVVEENGSWRRVVVQDSVHGRNELRGWVHGRYLAPSEEQRDVLINREELNLREGPGAQQPLVATLPAGTRLEVREESDAWRRVDVLDSIGGRDGLRGWVHGRYLARPGDLPSMDAT
- a CDS encoding transposase, which translates into the protein MPYYPDQHHRRSIRLRDYDYSMPGAYFVTICVEGRRCLFGQIHDATLIPNDAGHMVHYWCDEVANRFNGVRVGERVIMPNHLHAILYLGTDAVDCVGADLRVCPPSPPPRCPPDARQNPLPHPGTCADAAEGAHAGAPLPRVVQWFKTMTTNAYIRGARDHGWARFDGRLWQRNYYERVLRDDDRLARARRYVAENPVRWRDDPER
- the cphA gene encoding cyanophycin synthetase, with amino-acid sequence MAEAQLQAAAVDPDQLRVSRLRAVRGPNFWRLAPVIACDVRLGTLEDVPSSQFPGFAERLVAALPTLREHPCSRGTEGGFVARLEEGTHLPHILEHVSLELQTLAGSDVSFGRVVASGDEGVWWLIVEYEEEDVGLQSVREAVRLVKACMTGEEIDVEEMIEDLHDLLESVRLGPSTAAIVEEARRRGIPVRRLNSYSLVQLGLGKNLRRVQAAMSDYTSAIAVEIAQDKDDTRRVLGNIGLPVPQGGIASSVERAIELAEEIGYPLILKPLDASHGRGISGRLDDHDGLRRAWEANKDMGRRMVIERFVTGRDHRVLVVDGRVAAVAERVPAHVIGDGASTVRELIRKANEDPRRGRGHTKVLTHLPDDRQTDAFLEKSGLSVEHVPAEGEQVLLRATANLSTGGTSVDRTDEMHPDNVTACEMAAGIVGLDIAGIDVLSPDISVPFRENGAVIIEVNAAPGLRMHSHPSEGTPRNVGAPIIDMLYPPGTPFTIPVIAITGTNGKTTTTRLTAHLFRQTGKTVGFTTTDGVYLQNRQVMEGDMTGPFSANIILSNPTVEVAVLETARGGLLRAGLGFDEADVGVVLNVSADHLGLRGIHTVEQLAEVKAVIAAVVKREGHAVLNADEPLVYAMRDKTGADIVLFSTQQPGENRQFEDHITRGGIGVRIEDSEFVIRRGRLRIPIARITEVPLMVGGAARFQQGNILAAIATAYVQGVRYDTIRAGLLSFFPSPSMTPGRLNIIRVGEARVLVDYAHNAAALEGLMEMVANIPARRRIGLITAPGDRRDEDIRAVGRICAGLDLAVVKEDENPRGRGNLEITGLIVDGLREGGMTPDRIEQIVDEMEALEHGLEMLEKDDLMVVLADDVPGVLAAVQARVGEPAAA
- a CDS encoding cyanophycinase, encoding MSVEVSEDNESSQPEIPTRRRTDRHTGVLVLIGGACDPEGAAFKSFIDLCRSRPGGGSKIVGLTTASHEPVESANDWIQAFATAGVRDVAIPIVDSRDRAQDRTVARMISEADGVFLGGGDQVHLVTTLAGSRVGHAINDLYGCGGVICGTSAGAAALTETILAGGEPDEYGQMQQLHLGPGFGLLGFRAVIDTHFTQRRRLQRLFMVIARNAELMGLGIDEDTGIIIRGHLGEVVGRGSVTFVDGRGVRFDNADQCMEGVPLTLSYLRVGIVGAGYTFNLRERELETLLEARTANTATEVLRGDGAAG
- a CDS encoding ATP-binding protein gives rise to the protein MANPFRDLFFPGGRPDELVEALVPRRTFADVVLPPATRRALDNALVQIQKHDVIFGEWGLGERHATGLALAFNFAGPPGTGKTICAEAVAHALGKRLLVVRHAELESQWAGATAKNVAAVFLSAREQDAVLFFDEADAIAGRRFTSVDQGYQREANAVVNVLLRELEEFPGVVIFATNLAANFDPAFERRIRTHILFEMPGAEERERIWRAQIHARKTPLADDVDFQALANLYPASGGDIKNAVLKGAQMAIGEPGPDTEKKIAQRHFAEAMQEVVAAKRVMEQSLFSDPAMAAMAGSALTASDGVRDEVDALAVRLVEVEDAVVPVSESLRRVEASQAETRRRLDEVHAALAAQRESTEESLRQTGVVLGGRLRTLFWVSGSALAAAVAALAAALW
- a CDS encoding radical SAM protein; translation: MDQACDRLEDPGWTEIFVIKVASRCNLACSYCYMYQHADQSWRQQPKLISRDTIRAVAYRLEEHARTMRSQSLLVIAHGGEPLLHPDLDFFFGEISRSVKSRHVGFALQTNGTLLTSDKISILQKYNVGVGFSVDGTRETHDRIRVLHSGEGSYDKVVQGLNLMRNSAPELVGSILSVINPRTNPTEILDAIESLGVERGDFLLPELNHDTMGNSGIQAGETGTWLIKLFNAWSEREGSIYIRTFLLLIDLLLGGQRGTDQFGAHTVGALAIETDGSYHIADALKTTFEGASRTGMSVFDSPVRSVEQLPLARSFRDKGSGACEECIRCEYFPVCGGGSPINRYSSSLGFAQPSVYCTDLKLLIGHIRDYLARVRPDCKLTI